The Lonsdalea populi genome window below encodes:
- a CDS encoding acyl-CoA dehydrogenase family protein, which produces MSNVFSHDKAMLTLPFYQPEHIKQIAALDSWCQQQQFAQQKNDATPAAQGKHLLRLLGQAGWLANLDGLQQHPRADARSACLFRQTLAYHHDLLDFAWSIQTLSGSVIRRYGNDAQRQHYLPRLASGEYAGAFALSEPEAGSDVSAVALSALRDGDHYLLSGEKAWIAQGDIADCLIVIARTGEGPGPLGLSAFIVDATLAGISSSPLDALAPRSWAHLHFDRVRIPAENLLSKPGQGFIIALDILDRFRMTVASAAIGFARRAADIALRHASRRKIYQGRLIDLQLVKAALAKMEITLSAATLMTAHAAWQLDQGEASFGKSSAMAKHFSTEQACHIVDDALQMLGAAGVVADSQIARLYRQIRPLRIYEGASDALLMNIASALDSHHLQQREDLQ; this is translated from the coding sequence ATGAGTAACGTATTCAGTCATGATAAGGCAATGTTAACGCTGCCTTTTTATCAGCCAGAGCATATTAAGCAGATCGCGGCGCTGGATAGCTGGTGCCAGCAGCAACAGTTTGCACAGCAAAAAAATGATGCAACCCCTGCTGCGCAGGGTAAACACCTGCTGCGGCTGCTGGGACAGGCAGGCTGGCTGGCGAACCTGGACGGGCTGCAACAGCACCCCCGCGCCGATGCCCGCAGCGCCTGCCTGTTTCGCCAGACGCTGGCCTACCACCACGACTTACTGGATTTCGCCTGGTCGATTCAAACCCTGAGCGGCAGCGTAATCCGCCGTTATGGCAACGATGCGCAGCGCCAGCATTACTTACCCCGGCTGGCCAGCGGCGAGTATGCGGGCGCATTCGCCCTGTCGGAACCGGAAGCGGGATCGGATGTTTCCGCCGTGGCGCTCAGCGCGCTACGTGATGGCGACCATTATCTGCTGAGCGGCGAGAAGGCCTGGATTGCGCAGGGCGACATAGCGGATTGCCTGATCGTCATTGCCCGCACGGGGGAGGGGCCAGGCCCGCTGGGGCTGAGCGCCTTTATCGTTGATGCGACGCTGGCGGGCATCAGCAGCAGCCCGCTGGATGCTCTTGCGCCGCGTTCCTGGGCACACCTGCACTTCGATCGGGTGCGGATACCGGCGGAAAACCTGCTGAGCAAACCAGGGCAGGGGTTCATCATCGCGCTGGATATTCTGGACCGCTTTCGAATGACGGTTGCCAGCGCGGCCATCGGTTTTGCCCGCCGCGCGGCGGATATCGCGCTGCGCCACGCTTCGCGCCGGAAAATCTATCAGGGACGGCTGATTGATCTACAGCTGGTGAAGGCTGCGCTGGCGAAAATGGAGATCACCCTGTCGGCCGCCACGCTGATGACCGCTCACGCCGCCTGGCAATTGGATCAGGGCGAGGCCAGTTTTGGCAAAAGTTCAGCGATGGCAAAACATTTCTCCACCGAGCAGGCCTGCCACATTGTTGATGATGCCCTGCAAATGCTGGGGGCGGCGGGCGTGGTGGCCGACAGCCAGATTGCGCGGCTCTATCGTCAGATCCGTCCGCTGCGCATTTATGAAGGAGCATCGGATGCGCTGCTGATGAATATCGCCTCGGCGCTGGACAGCCACCACCTTCAGCAGCGGGAGGATCTGCAATGA
- a CDS encoding cytochrome P450 has translation MNQATLNPLSAIQHENPYGWYDSLLREQPFGFDPALKLWIAADAASVTAVLEAAQLQVRPVLEPVPAGLVGTPAGEVFGNLVRMREGEHHQRLKSIIIQAIASADMQQVQQKAFAIASHCLQRHDEINDLLFTLPATVVASLCGFTDDELPEMTGLIAEFVLCIPASASAEQQARASLAAQQLLMRYSSQLELVKEGSLLAALLHASVADDWPHRAALIANSIGLLSQTYDATAGLIGNALLAAQRYPQAFSESSLTDFVEEVARFDAPIQNTRRFAAAPFRWRDKEIAVGEVVLLLLAAANRDPQANPQADEFIPGRANRRCFTFSHGRHRCPGQQLAVAITNGFIDALRQHNAAAIETLRCTGYRPSGNARIPVLIL, from the coding sequence ATGAACCAAGCGACGCTTAATCCCCTGAGTGCGATCCAGCATGAAAACCCCTATGGCTGGTACGATTCGCTGCTGCGTGAACAGCCGTTTGGTTTTGATCCGGCGCTGAAGCTGTGGATCGCTGCGGATGCCGCTTCTGTCACGGCGGTCTTGGAGGCAGCGCAGCTTCAGGTTCGGCCCGTTCTGGAGCCGGTTCCGGCCGGTCTCGTCGGCACACCAGCGGGCGAGGTGTTCGGCAACCTGGTTCGCATGCGCGAAGGCGAGCATCATCAGCGGCTGAAAAGCATCATCATTCAGGCGATCGCCAGCGCGGATATGCAGCAGGTGCAGCAAAAGGCGTTTGCGATCGCATCCCATTGTCTGCAAAGGCATGACGAGATTAACGATCTGCTGTTTACCCTTCCGGCCACGGTGGTAGCGTCGCTGTGCGGCTTTACCGATGATGAGCTGCCGGAAATGACCGGGCTGATCGCCGAATTTGTGCTCTGTATTCCCGCTTCCGCCAGCGCGGAACAGCAGGCGCGGGCCAGCCTGGCGGCACAGCAGCTGCTTATGCGCTATAGCAGCCAGCTTGAACTCGTTAAAGAAGGATCATTGCTGGCCGCGCTGCTGCACGCGTCGGTAGCCGACGACTGGCCGCACCGGGCAGCGTTAATTGCCAACAGCATCGGTCTGCTGTCGCAAACTTATGACGCCACCGCAGGACTGATCGGCAACGCGTTGCTTGCGGCGCAGCGCTATCCGCAGGCGTTCAGCGAGTCGTCGCTGACCGACTTTGTGGAAGAGGTGGCGCGGTTTGATGCGCCCATCCAGAATACTCGCCGGTTTGCCGCCGCGCCCTTTCGCTGGCGCGATAAAGAGATTGCCGTCGGTGAGGTGGTGTTGCTGCTGCTGGCTGCCGCCAACCGCGATCCGCAGGCTAACCCGCAGGCGGACGAATTTATTCCTGGCCGTGCCAATCGCCGCTGCTTTACTTTCAGCCACGGACGCCACCGCTGTCCCGGCCAGCAGCTGGCGGTTGCCATCACCAACGGTTTTATCGACGCGCTGCGGCAACATAACGCGGCGGCTATTGAGACGTTGCGCTGCACCGGCTACCGGCCATCCGGCAACGCCCGCATCCCCGTACTGATCCTTTAA
- a CDS encoding ATP-grasp domain-containing protein: MNVEKDLPRAFVLTGAFWVICRNSLYLRELADRGITILVVTPESYRQGAEAAREDGQSVTALITDIAYVQGALDREASFNPSVVAALQQWQQQYRIVGAFAVGETLVEPTGIIADALGLRSPGLRATRVCRSKYLQRFYLSSFSPLSRVIAPEKREEIDWHTLPWPLIVKPATRHSSSGVISVDNEQQAQAALVGYPPYETLLLEQRVEGQEYSVESLVQDGEIIFSSVTHKMTTDQHSNTFVELAHTVPGSGPENALLLEAAQQVLHVLAFSDGIAHSEWRLGCDGKPYLMEIAARTPGDGILPLYRLACGEPLESAIIKIMLGEKASYPTPGRVARQVYLEHSLGVLKDVQMRWPGVQVSWIEDNKAWPEILPGQPQDAPALRAVFVHKKRGELLTPLLSSDDRAVTFFIDASYEEDLDRLEAEVRATITVDIEVHHD, from the coding sequence ATGAACGTTGAAAAAGATTTGCCTCGTGCTTTTGTGCTGACCGGCGCATTTTGGGTAATTTGCCGCAATTCCCTTTACCTGCGTGAGCTGGCGGACCGGGGCATTACCATTCTGGTTGTCACTCCGGAGTCCTATCGCCAGGGAGCCGAGGCTGCCCGTGAAGACGGGCAAAGCGTTACCGCGTTGATTACCGATATTGCCTATGTGCAGGGCGCGCTGGACAGGGAAGCCTCTTTTAATCCGAGCGTCGTTGCCGCGCTGCAACAGTGGCAACAGCAATACCGCATCGTCGGCGCGTTCGCGGTAGGCGAAACTCTGGTGGAACCTACCGGGATTATAGCCGATGCGCTGGGCCTGCGTAGTCCCGGCCTGCGGGCAACCCGCGTGTGCCGCAGTAAATATCTGCAGCGTTTTTATCTCAGCTCGTTCAGCCCGTTGTCACGAGTGATTGCGCCGGAAAAACGCGAAGAGATCGATTGGCATACGCTGCCGTGGCCACTGATCGTAAAACCGGCGACGCGCCACTCCTCATCCGGGGTCATCTCTGTTGATAACGAACAGCAGGCGCAGGCGGCATTGGTGGGCTATCCGCCTTATGAAACTCTGCTGCTGGAACAGCGGGTGGAAGGGCAGGAGTATTCGGTAGAGTCGCTTGTGCAGGACGGCGAGATCATTTTCTCTTCCGTCACGCACAAAATGACCACTGACCAGCACAGCAATACCTTTGTAGAGCTGGCGCATACGGTGCCCGGTTCGGGGCCGGAAAATGCGTTATTACTGGAGGCGGCACAGCAGGTACTGCATGTGCTGGCGTTTTCTGACGGTATTGCCCATTCCGAATGGCGTCTGGGCTGCGATGGCAAACCTTACCTGATGGAGATTGCTGCCCGTACTCCGGGAGACGGCATTCTGCCGCTTTACCGGCTGGCATGTGGTGAGCCGCTGGAGTCAGCCATCATTAAAATTATGCTGGGTGAGAAAGCCAGCTACCCGACGCCGGGCCGCGTGGCGCGTCAGGTTTATCTGGAACACTCGCTGGGTGTGCTGAAAGATGTGCAGATGCGCTGGCCAGGCGTGCAGGTCAGCTGGATTGAGGATAACAAGGCCTGGCCGGAAATTCTGCCGGGCCAGCCGCAAGATGCACCCGCGTTACGCGCCGTTTTTGTCCATAAAAAACGCGGTGAGCTGCTCACCCCGCTGCTTTCTTCCGACGACCGTGCCGTCACCTTCTTTATTGATGCCAGCTATGAGGAAGATCTCGACCGGCTGGAGGCAGAAGTAAGAGCAACCATCACTGTAGACATTGAGGTACACCATGACTAA
- a CDS encoding MFS transporter, which produces MTNPSATPGVWETFAQSPLSSKVILFGVMVNRLSGFLQIFIVLFLISLGYSHQQTIIALFIYGTGAVIGALIGGSLSERLGTRTASMISMGATAVLTAALLYLPNFTAILMVVALASLCAQLFRPASSALLSQQTPAERQTMIFAIYRLGLNLGATGAPLIGYALYHWGGESFTWLFWGEAIIAGLYALLAMLTLPGKTRTSGPASSPAAQCGGYLEVLADRRFVLFLLATLCHSAVFVQYITTLPMYVEDQKIGLFWYTLAVSLNGIIVICFELLITKITQNHARRKMLALGFALIGSGVAFYAVPIGPAALIVGTLIWSVGEIISGPAFFAFPANAGPKHLKAHYLGSFHFMFSMGIAVGPVVGGWLYLQLGTAIWPVISLGSFFAAVVCGYYATETSTNTSQHSLPEDIDASKATE; this is translated from the coding sequence ATGACTAACCCTTCCGCCACGCCCGGCGTGTGGGAAACCTTTGCGCAAAGCCCGCTGTCATCGAAGGTGATTCTGTTTGGCGTAATGGTTAACCGTCTTTCCGGCTTTTTACAGATTTTTATCGTGCTGTTTCTGATTTCGCTGGGGTACTCCCATCAGCAGACCATCATCGCGCTGTTTATTTACGGCACGGGTGCAGTGATTGGTGCGCTGATTGGCGGCAGCCTCAGCGAGCGACTGGGGACGCGCACCGCCAGTATGATCAGCATGGGGGCCACTGCGGTACTGACTGCGGCGCTGCTTTATCTGCCTAATTTTACTGCTATTTTAATGGTAGTGGCGCTGGCCAGTCTTTGTGCTCAGCTGTTCCGTCCGGCATCCTCGGCGCTGCTTTCTCAGCAGACGCCAGCGGAACGTCAGACGATGATTTTTGCCATCTACCGCTTGGGGTTGAATCTGGGAGCGACGGGCGCTCCGCTGATTGGCTACGCGCTTTACCACTGGGGCGGCGAAAGCTTTACCTGGCTGTTCTGGGGCGAGGCGATTATCGCCGGACTTTATGCGCTGCTGGCGATGTTGACGCTACCTGGAAAAACCCGCACATCTGGGCCTGCCTCGTCGCCTGCCGCACAGTGCGGCGGCTATCTCGAGGTACTGGCAGATCGTCGCTTCGTGCTCTTTTTGCTGGCCACCCTGTGCCATTCTGCGGTGTTTGTGCAGTACATCACCACGCTGCCGATGTATGTGGAAGACCAGAAAATCGGCCTGTTCTGGTACACGCTGGCGGTGTCGCTGAACGGGATTATTGTTATCTGCTTTGAATTGCTGATTACCAAAATCACCCAGAACCATGCCAGACGTAAAATGCTGGCGCTGGGGTTTGCGCTGATCGGCAGCGGCGTGGCTTTTTATGCCGTACCGATCGGTCCGGCCGCGCTGATCGTTGGCACGCTCATCTGGTCGGTTGGGGAAATCATCTCCGGCCCGGCGTTCTTTGCTTTCCCGGCCAATGCCGGACCGAAACATCTTAAGGCGCATTACCTGGGCAGTTTCCACTTTATGTTCAGCATGGGCATCGCGGTGGGCCCGGTGGTCGGCGGCTGGCTTTATCTGCAACTGGGCACCGCCATCTGGCCGGTTATTTCGCTCGGATCATTCTTCGCCGCAGTAGTTTGCGGATATTACGCTACGGAGACCTCCACCAACACGAGTCAACACAGCCTCCCTGAAGATATCGATGCAAGCAAAGCTACCGAATAA
- a CDS encoding lysine N(6)-hydroxylase/L-ornithine N(5)-oxygenase family protein — protein sequence MTGSHKDIQSHFKLLGIGAGPANLSLASLVYGKQEINNIFLDGKSSFSWHDDQMIDGATLQVSLFKDLSTLTDPTNEFTFLAYLHDKGRIYHFLNAQFDEIPRREFRNYLAWAAEKNENVVFGEKVLTVDFDNVFKIVTDKRELTADNIAIGVGTQPWVPEFATAHLGQTQFHVSQYMQRNSRVAGKRVTIIGGGQSGAEVFLDLLSKPDGERPAGIHWISRRRNFFPIDDSTFTNDFYMPCYSDYFNKLPLHLRQKTNRENVLTSDGISESTLRQIYQKLYSLNFITPGQIKIALQTSRSVSNVKPGGNNDWRVEYCHLDSSGMESQEADVVVWATGYRATEKHFLGALGERIHREKEEFVVDEDFAVQWDGPEKNNIFVQNAVRGQRGLPDLNLSLNAWRAQRIMGRLCGEYPSHQHPSFIDWAPPAENSMLENLSIDFDEKEWKRISHSVLS from the coding sequence ATGACCGGATCTCACAAAGATATACAGTCACATTTTAAATTGTTGGGAATTGGTGCGGGACCGGCCAATTTAAGCTTGGCCTCGCTGGTATATGGTAAGCAGGAAATTAATAATATTTTCCTCGACGGGAAATCCTCTTTTTCCTGGCATGACGACCAGATGATCGATGGAGCCACATTACAGGTTTCGCTGTTTAAAGATCTCAGTACACTAACCGACCCGACAAATGAATTTACCTTTCTGGCCTATTTGCATGATAAAGGCCGTATTTATCATTTCCTCAATGCCCAGTTTGATGAGATTCCTCGCCGGGAATTTCGCAATTATTTAGCCTGGGCCGCAGAGAAAAATGAGAACGTAGTGTTTGGCGAGAAGGTGCTCACTGTTGACTTCGACAACGTATTTAAAATTGTTACCGATAAAAGGGAGCTGACCGCTGACAACATTGCTATCGGCGTCGGCACGCAGCCGTGGGTGCCTGAGTTTGCCACGGCGCATCTCGGGCAGACGCAGTTTCATGTCAGCCAGTATATGCAGAGAAACAGCCGCGTGGCCGGAAAGCGGGTGACGATCATCGGCGGTGGGCAGTCGGGAGCCGAAGTTTTTCTGGATTTACTGTCAAAACCGGACGGCGAGAGGCCCGCTGGCATTCACTGGATTTCACGCCGGCGCAATTTTTTCCCCATTGATGATTCAACCTTCACCAATGATTTTTATATGCCGTGCTATTCAGACTATTTTAACAAGCTGCCGCTACATCTGCGTCAGAAGACCAACCGGGAAAATGTTCTGACCTCAGACGGTATTTCAGAATCCACGCTGCGCCAGATCTATCAGAAGCTTTACAGCCTGAACTTTATTACGCCGGGACAGATCAAGATTGCTCTGCAGACCAGCCGTTCGGTCAGCAATGTAAAACCTGGCGGCAATAATGACTGGCGAGTGGAATATTGCCACCTTGATTCATCGGGAATGGAGAGCCAGGAAGCGGACGTGGTGGTCTGGGCGACGGGCTATAGGGCCACTGAAAAGCATTTCCTCGGAGCACTGGGTGAGCGTATTCATCGCGAAAAAGAGGAATTTGTAGTGGACGAAGACTTTGCCGTGCAGTGGGACGGACCCGAAAAAAATAATATTTTTGTCCAGAATGCGGTGCGTGGACAGCGCGGCCTGCCGGATTTAAACCTCAGCCTGAACGCATGGCGGGCGCAACGCATTATGGGCCGCCTGTGCGGAGAATATCCTTCTCATCAACATCCTTCTTTTATCGACTGGGCGCCGCCAGCAGAAAACAGCATGCTGGAAAACCTAAGTATTGATTTTGACGAGAAAGAGTGGAAGAGGATATCTCACAGTGTGCTGAGCTAG
- a CDS encoding NAD(P)/FAD-dependent oxidoreductase: MLKYDIAIVGGGILGSTIARELISNYPELTVAIIDKKISGAGASFYSAGVHFPRGGSERVRKMSAYSHEYYQPLIKGGAPIYPLMMELITESHNLPQVEKKYLPRVAFHHVENCSSDMINLNAAAGDDLRVLKGSGANYANVFALVNYYMQQLREKIDYLEGTEVEAIEREGQDYRLSLRSGVNIQARQAIVVPGPWITHPLSRKALSASGLRVKKIVAAHINVKPAKQAPLVVFDEEDAFLLPCHHRKQWLFSYTCKEWDVDPEAIRPLTPADLADARETLAKYAPALADQIHDGRVFCDAYSPGSEPTVIRAKDGVIYAAGCNGSGYRLAPAIAVEVIQLIPHLSGLENKTW, from the coding sequence ATGTTGAAATATGACATCGCAATTGTCGGTGGGGGAATCCTTGGGTCCACCATCGCCAGAGAGCTGATAAGTAATTATCCTGAATTAACTGTCGCGATTATTGATAAAAAAATTTCCGGTGCCGGGGCCTCTTTTTATTCTGCGGGCGTGCATTTTCCACGCGGCGGCAGTGAAAGAGTAAGAAAAATGTCGGCATACAGTCATGAGTATTATCAGCCATTAATTAAAGGCGGCGCACCGATATATCCTCTGATGATGGAGCTAATAACGGAAAGCCACAACCTCCCGCAGGTGGAAAAAAAATATTTGCCGCGCGTGGCTTTTCATCATGTAGAAAATTGCAGCAGCGATATGATCAATTTAAACGCGGCGGCAGGTGATGATTTGCGGGTGCTAAAAGGCAGCGGGGCGAATTACGCCAATGTCTTTGCGCTGGTTAATTATTATATGCAGCAACTGCGTGAAAAAATTGATTACCTCGAAGGAACGGAAGTGGAAGCGATTGAACGTGAAGGGCAAGACTACCGGCTTTCCTTGCGTTCCGGGGTGAATATACAGGCGCGTCAGGCCATCGTGGTGCCTGGCCCGTGGATTACTCACCCTCTGAGCCGTAAAGCCCTCTCCGCCAGCGGTCTGCGGGTCAAAAAGATTGTTGCAGCGCACATCAACGTCAAACCGGCAAAACAGGCACCGCTGGTCGTTTTTGACGAAGAAGACGCCTTTTTACTGCCCTGCCATCACCGTAAACAGTGGCTGTTCAGCTACACCTGCAAAGAGTGGGATGTGGACCCGGAAGCGATCCGACCGCTTACCCCCGCCGACCTTGCTGACGCGCGCGAAACCCTGGCGAAATACGCTCCGGCGCTGGCCGACCAGATTCACGATGGCCGCGTATTTTGCGACGCCTATAGTCCCGGCAGTGAACCGACGGTTATCCGGGCAAAGGACGGCGTGATCTATGCCGCAGGCTGCAACGGGTCCGGCTACCGCTTGGCACCGGCTATCGCCGTTGAAGTCATTCAATTAATTCCACACCTGTCAGGACTGGAGAACAAAACATGGTGA
- a CDS encoding class I tRNA ligase family protein — MVIHHLENAEMARMFDIDISHLDGLDFPAGWGRVAPGERSASHQHDETEMFVIVSGEGTLLVDGHTYAVKAGSVAQFMPFESHVLENNGETELIFFLQYRRDAASAAHSAASHDRQNPARPQFVFSTPPTPNGDLHLGHLSGPYLGADAYVRYQRLLGNPAWHMTGSDDFQSYVMALAGREGSTPAEVARYYSQEIRQTLSMMDIELDHYTVTNNAEGYAEGAQRFFTRLVESGQVQMREAHALCDRDSGHYLYEVDVAGACPGCGNATNGNICEECGEPNVVTDLGAPITKASQLAPQKTNVKRYMLPLHQFAHTVREHHKVGRVPARMRELAQRVFSRASLDVPVSHPSDWGIAPAEAEGEGQVIWVWPEMSYGFLWNIEQLGKKVNQPWKADQPDASWKIVHFFGYDNSFYHSILYPVLYRLAYPDWQPDIDYHHNEFYLLDGKKFSTSRRHAVWGKEILTPESVDAVRFYLSLTRPEQERTNFQLSAYQAELRQTLIGEWQGWLHDLGQRTARLFAGQAPDAGIWTKEQVAFWAQLNGHLQRMNDALNSDGFSLRRAAQQLKTLVQETLIFSQSQQRLAAVPDWKDEYRTSLALELAAAQLLSRIARPLMPRFADRLAAALGNTAADTWPQQAEIVTPGNAITLHQVSFFSDAKAQQKTPHWDWLNEKLATLLPDVTAQPAQRLSELGATSLMAVTLQYYLLNEMQADIPLEFVLNQPLGKVADEAVRQQSSAAKGATV; from the coding sequence ATGGTGATTCATCATTTAGAAAACGCAGAGATGGCCCGCATGTTTGATATTGATATCAGTCATCTGGACGGACTGGATTTCCCTGCTGGCTGGGGCAGGGTTGCGCCCGGCGAGCGCTCTGCCAGCCATCAGCACGACGAGACCGAGATGTTCGTTATCGTCAGCGGCGAAGGCACTCTGCTGGTTGACGGCCATACTTACGCAGTAAAAGCCGGAAGCGTGGCACAGTTTATGCCGTTTGAATCCCATGTTTTGGAAAACAACGGCGAGACAGAGCTGATTTTCTTTTTGCAATATCGCCGTGATGCCGCCAGCGCGGCACATTCCGCCGCTTCACACGATCGCCAGAACCCTGCGCGCCCGCAGTTTGTTTTCTCGACGCCGCCGACGCCGAACGGCGATTTGCATCTGGGGCATCTCTCCGGCCCTTATCTGGGCGCGGACGCCTATGTGCGCTACCAGCGGCTGCTGGGCAATCCGGCCTGGCACATGACCGGTTCCGATGATTTTCAGAGCTACGTGATGGCGCTGGCCGGCCGCGAAGGCTCAACCCCGGCGGAGGTGGCGCGTTATTACTCCCAGGAGATCCGCCAGACCCTGAGCATGATGGATATTGAACTGGATCACTATACGGTGACCAACAATGCAGAAGGCTATGCCGAAGGCGCGCAGCGTTTCTTCACTCGGCTGGTGGAAAGTGGTCAGGTGCAGATGCGCGAGGCGCATGCGCTGTGCGACAGGGACAGCGGCCACTATCTGTATGAAGTGGATGTTGCCGGAGCCTGTCCGGGTTGTGGCAACGCCACCAACGGCAATATCTGCGAGGAGTGCGGCGAGCCTAACGTGGTAACCGATCTTGGTGCGCCAATCACTAAGGCCAGTCAGCTTGCGCCGCAAAAGACTAATGTTAAGCGCTATATGCTGCCGCTGCATCAGTTTGCCCACACGGTCAGAGAACACCACAAAGTTGGCCGCGTACCGGCCAGAATGCGCGAGCTGGCTCAGCGAGTGTTCAGTCGGGCATCGCTGGACGTGCCGGTTTCCCATCCGTCGGACTGGGGGATTGCCCCTGCCGAAGCCGAAGGTGAAGGCCAGGTTATCTGGGTGTGGCCGGAAATGAGCTACGGTTTTCTCTGGAACATTGAACAGCTGGGGAAAAAAGTTAACCAGCCGTGGAAAGCGGACCAGCCGGATGCCAGCTGGAAAATCGTTCACTTTTTTGGCTATGACAACAGCTTCTATCACAGCATTCTTTACCCGGTGCTCTACCGGCTGGCTTACCCGGACTGGCAGCCGGATATTGATTATCACCACAACGAATTTTACCTGCTTGACGGTAAAAAATTCTCTACCAGCCGCCGCCACGCGGTCTGGGGCAAAGAGATCCTCACTCCGGAAAGCGTCGATGCGGTACGCTTTTACCTGAGCCTGACCCGCCCGGAGCAGGAACGCACTAATTTCCAGCTGTCGGCATACCAGGCGGAGCTGCGCCAGACCTTAATCGGCGAATGGCAGGGCTGGCTGCACGATCTTGGTCAGCGCACCGCCCGCCTTTTTGCTGGTCAGGCACCGGATGCCGGGATCTGGACCAAAGAGCAGGTTGCCTTTTGGGCGCAGCTTAACGGCCATCTGCAACGGATGAACGACGCCCTGAACAGCGATGGCTTCTCATTGCGCCGAGCAGCACAGCAACTGAAAACGCTGGTGCAGGAGACCCTGATCTTCTCGCAATCCCAGCAGCGGCTGGCGGCGGTTCCGGACTGGAAGGATGAGTACCGCACCTCGCTGGCTCTGGAGCTGGCGGCGGCGCAGCTGCTTTCACGCATTGCCCGGCCGCTGATGCCACGCTTTGCCGATCGTCTGGCAGCGGCGCTGGGCAATACGGCGGCGGATACCTGGCCGCAGCAGGCGGAGATCGTTACGCCGGGCAACGCCATTACCCTGCATCAGGTCAGTTTCTTTAGCGATGCTAAAGCGCAGCAAAAAACGCCGCACTGGGACTGGCTAAACGAGAAATTAGCCACGCTGCTGCCTGACGTCACCGCGCAACCGGCGCAACGACTGTCGGAGCTGGGGGCCACCTCGCTGATGGCGGTGACGCTGCAATATTATCTGCTGAACGAAATGCAGGCGGATATTCCGCTGGAATTCGTGCTTAACCAGCCGCTGGGCAAAGTGGCTGACGAGGCGGTGCGGCAGCAGAGCAGCGCCGCGAAGGGAGCGACCGTATGA